The Salvelinus sp. IW2-2015 linkage group LG32, ASM291031v2, whole genome shotgun sequence genome includes the window tttcgaggggctgatgcggtttcttctctcagtaattatttgtcccctTTTTGAGATGACCCTCTCAGAGGGAaaggatgtggccactatgcagagtctccctgtcatgactttagtaagccgtgggtagacagaggccttgttcttccaccagctcagaggatctgcaggtCTTTGGaggaggggctcctccaaataggatcggacctccattatggcatctgatgagggattccttcgtgctgcatccccagttgctctctcgtcaaacagcatccaaacagcagatgtttgtggcactactgctggtgcttctgctccatctgatccctcttcttcctgttgccctggtgcctgagccagctgactgctggggctgtccctccctgctactgaggttattctttgaagagcctcatcaatcgctctggcatcactgaaggctaacttcttaaacatggggtcaagtgcagcggtttctgatagcacgtgattatattccattctgtggaactttctgtccattgatgaacatagggtgtccatcaactctaccacatgtcctgtggttacgtttgcttctctctggcagctgactgtgattcgctgcagacccttacacaggagtttcacttttgaggctgtcacatagctgaaaagagagaacagtaacttattagttcaggttcatgttttgtctactgattctacattctcatctactgctcatatgcatatataatactggattaaataatgatgtagtaataactgcttactgtacctctccactgatctccacagtgacctgctcaaagggttccaggactctgcacacctcctccaccacctcccattcctcttgggtcagagcatcaacaggtgcattgacaatggccagggtagagatgatggcatcctttgactcggtagagatgatggcatcctttgactcaagaaaccgcttcaacatataaaatgttgaattccaccttgtagtgcagtcttgtttaggcctcagctcaggcatcccccaTCTGGCGTTGTGCAGACTTgcgtttttcagcacctactgtgctccttcagagcatctcttacaatcaggttgattgtgtgggcaagacatggatgatgggtctaTTTTAAGattttcatggctttggttatgttacctgcattgtcgctaacacaacagaccacttttccatctacttgctaTTCTCTGGCCACTcccaacagttcctctgccaagttttctgaggtgtgtctgtcattgaactcaaagcagtccagaagacagctagacattgAAAAATCTTCAaagaagtgacatgtaaccgacatgtaagaagtggttacccttgctGTCCAGCAGttagtggtaaggcaaactgcagtagctttttggactctttccagcactgaagcctgtgtgctcttgTACagtgtggaataagtgattttgaaagggttttcctgcttggaattgtgtacattggatttagactattgctatcatttctaaaacctctgttctccacgatcgaaaatggctggaaatcggtggcaatcatttaaagccaatgcaatatcaatttggccttgttttgctacatagactttggcataaactggtcaatagaagactgcgttgctgtgggtcgcggagtaggcctacttgactgagtggatactggctccaccactatcactagcaggcctgctagtttctcgaagctctgctacagctagcttcacagttgggtgcacagttcgcataaaccggtgtaggttgtgcgtagaaccggctttatatgagattttgttttggcaaattctacactgtgctctaacattgtcttgtttattaaaatgcatccaaatgctactgtgcttcagactgattttccagctgttgttttcacagctgtccttcctctctcttcgttTGCtaagtgtgactgtgagtgagttggctcggccttCCCTcgcgcatctttggttcattggttgacactgcgtgtctgattgcGCTTGAGcaattaggcctatattattttatttactttttcgttctttgaattagttaatcctattcatttaaatattttgattatttatatcttaattttttaataaatatatttgtctCTTCTGATATGtgagccggctcccaacgttcacctacaagagccgaCTCGTTCGCAAACGACCAATCACTAACATAATCCAATTTACCTGGGATATATACAAATTGGtgtgatatttgaggctctctcTCAATTGACTGTATAATGAACACACATATGATTTCAGTTcatgagtgtgtgatatgggggttggaGACATGTTTAATTCGACATTATAAAGAAAACGTTTTATGTTGCAGATCACCTCCTGTCGACTCCACTCCTCGACTTTCGGCTACAGTCGGTTGCTTTAGCGTACTACTCAAACGAGCCCATTATTAGCTTTCAATGGAATGTCTCAACTGTAACAAAGAGACTATCACATTATGGTGCTTCTTCCTTCTTCTTAGTTTCACTTCAAAGTAATTGACATTTTTATGATATCTTTAGCACAGTAATGTCCCCTAAAGATGTTTCATCAAAGATGGTTTAGAAACTGTGGTCACTGGTTTCACCTCCCTGCCTGCCCCTCTGCCTGGTAGTCATTCGTTACCATAAACAcaaagtaaaaaacaacaactttttcTACCATTTCTCTTCATAAAATCTGATTGTAcacctaaccccaaccttaaccatactgctaacgttatgcttaaccctaaccttaaattatgaCCGAAAAGCTAAgcgttgactttgtggctgtgctaactagtggaaaccctctGTTCCCTTGACGACGTAAAATGTGTGATTCAAAAACAGTGACGTCACCGCGCCATTCCCATGTTGCTTTGCGAATCCCAGTCGAGCGTTTGTTCGATTTGTTGGTCTAAACATTTGTCTCTGTCTGGGCTGGAGAATAAATAAAATTMATTTATTTTACAAAAAATCTCGCCAAACAAACCGTCTCAAACTTGGTGCATAACAGAGTCTTTGACGCTGCACGGTAGGTCAATCTGAAAAATAATGGTGTGAGAAACAAGTTCGAACGTTTGGAGATAAACAATCACAATAGCGCACGGTAGCTAGATAGTGCTAACTTTTAGCCTATTCAGCGTGCTAATGGCAGTCTAGCTACTATCAGTGGCCTTTTCTAATGGGTTTTAAAAGTGGCGCTCATGTTGGTTCTCTTGTCTTGaactacgttagctagctattaatgactaactagctaacgttagctttgtAGCTAGCTAGTGCAACGAGCACTCAGGTTTGTCGactaattagctaacgttagctgtctacAACATCGATTAGTATTTGTTGAGRAGACTAGTAGAGCTCAATTACGAAATTCCTAGAAAACCTCATATTTCCACTCCTTCATCGAGATACATGAAAGTGACAAGCGTAATGTTAGTTATGGGATGGAAGTGTTCATCCGTTCTGAGGCCTTCTGTCAATGGGCTAAGTTTACAGGTCACGACATCAATAAGCAATACCAACAGGTTTCTGATGGTACTATATACACAACAAACACGACAGAAGATACATTGAGATTAGTGAACCAGCTGGTCAAGTCTCCACACAAAACGACCTCAATAGTTAGGTACAATTTCCAGAAGTCAAAGCAGTGCCATGAATCTGAGGTGTTGAGTTTATATACACCACGCAGTATAATATAGTAGTGGTTACTGTACCAACAAGTAAATTTTTCTCTGCCAGGAGTACTGCTGAAGTCAAGTCAATTTTACCAGtaggccaagtacccctggttgggaaccactggcatagaggcagcaggtagcctagtggttagagcgttgggccagtaaccgaaaggatgctggatcgaatccctgagttggcaaggtaaaaatgtgtcgttctgcccctgaacaaggctgttaacaaggccgtcattgtaaatacgaatttgttctaaactgacttgcctatttaaataaaggttaaataaaaaatattttttMGGGGGGGGATCTGTTTAGATGACAACGTATGAAGTTATATCCATGCTGTATCTTTTCTGGGGGTGAATTTATAGAGCGAAACGGAACTAATTGAGGAGGGAcctacctgcatttgtccaatagaagctcaaatttttgttgcaaaaatgttttcCAAATATTGTGTTGGCCTACTACGTCCCTgttgtagggcggcaggtagcctagcagttaagagcattgtgccagtaaccagaaggttgctggttcaaatccgcGAGCCtgtagatgtgcccttgagcaaggtacttaaccctagttgctctggataagagtgttcgctaaatgactgaaatgtaaatgtgcTCCTTTACAGATATGGACCAGGACTATGAGTGTCGGCTGCTCAGGCAGATCAACATCCAGAATGAGAACGCCAGCCCTTTAGTAAGTGCATAGACTCAATAAAAGTTGTGTATTATTCTGGATTGGCTTGTGTTGCACAATATCATTCTGTATTGAGATGGCATATGATGTTCATAGATGCCAACATCTAGATGTAATTTGTCGGAATTGGTTGGCACACTCAGCTGACAGCATAATGTTCAGGGATTTCAAGAGTAAGTTCTAGTTCAGTTGATGGGACGAAGCGTATGGTCATCTATCCAGAGATACAAATCCCCTGAAAGTAGGTCAGGtgtactagagaaccagtttgtgTATTATTTTCTTGCTAAACTATATCAGACATACATTTAGCCTAAGCAGAACACACTGTCAGTGTTTGAAGTTGACAGCTACTGAACAAAGACTATATAGATTTTTTCAGATTAGCTTGACAATAGTCTGATACTGGCTCCTCCCTTACATGTTTAATAACAAACTGCTTTGTGAAGACTAAAGAGGGTGTCTAATGTGTGACACGAGCTTTGCTGTCAAACAGTGTGTGAAGTCTAAAAGTTACGGTTTTATTCAATTAGTCGCTCTGTCAGGTCCCCTGATGTTTTGTCTGCATTAAAACCACCTCTCTGATTGACCCCTCCTGTTTACTTTAAGTCAAgtttctcccctttctccctgtgGAAACCCATTAGAAAATAGGCATAGGCTATATCTTAGAGTATTCCttttaattgtatctctattgaACACCTCACCCGTGAATCACGAAACCCCCTTAGTTAATCGTTTATCTTACTTGGGCTCTGCGGATCTCATGAGCTATTAATGTGCAATGATTGTCTTTTTCTCATCTCTCGTGGTTAAATTGTCCTCTCTGTGGACGAGTCCCTCTCTGACCCtgtatccccttctctctccccatgaAGAAGGCCATAGATACAGTACGAGCCCTGACACCCACCAACTCCCCCCTGTCGTCACCAAGCAAACATGGCGACCGCTTCATCCCCTCCCGCGCCGGCGCCAACTGGAGCGTTAACTTCCACCGCATCAACGTGAGTGCCCCCGCAATGCActttgggatttttttttgtgcCCCAAGTTTTATATCTGTGTTGATCGTGTCACTTGCTGGGTTTCTCTGTCACCCTAATGAAGGGTGTTGTAGCTGCACCATGTCGGTGCATTTAACATTTTTTGCTATGCATTAAACAATAAAGGCTTTTAAAATTGTTCCACTACATGAGAGTGCCTTGATTACTTCCGGAAGTTTGGTTGCAAAGGCTTTTCCGGCATTGTTTACTATCCAGCATCAAATCATGTACAGTATTTCACCCCATGATCAAAGAGCACCTCATGGATTAACTATAAACCAATGAAgcgctcctctcctgtctctacaTATTagtcattgttaatgttgttgtgTAGGAGAATGAGAAGTCTCACAATCAGAACAGGAAGACAAAGGATGGCACAACAGACACTAGCAAAGGTAAGCCTATTGACTCTTGAATTTATTGTGTTTCTGTAGTGTGCATTGATTCTGTTTTACTCATTGATTCTGTTTTACTCATTCATTCATACCCATTAAAATGGAGATTAACATACCCCTCCCTCCTTCTAGCGGACGGCCTGGCGTACTCTGCCCTACTGAAGAACGAGCTGCTGGGGGCAGGCATAGAGAAGGTCCAGGACCCCCAGTCAGAAGACCGCCGcctccagccctccacccccGCCAAGAGGAGCCTCTTCAGTGTACTTAACATAGGCCCTTATACATTCTGTTGGAATAGCGTCTTTTTCAAAGCTACCAGGGGTAGTGTATTGTGTGTGCTGCAGTTTTAATTTATTAGTCGTACAACATGTTTACCTTTGATACTAAATATGccagttgtttgtgtttacaGTATTCTGTCAGTGCCAAACGATCTCTACCCGAGGATGGTAACACAGTGTCTCCATACTCCTTGTCTCCTGTTAGCAGCAACAGGTATTCACCACTTTCACTTATGCATTGGTTTTATATTATATGGCTAACAGTGGTGTTCtagttctcctctccctctcattccaTTATAATGAGTCTTTTCTGTGTCACATTGAATGAGTCATCCGTCTTGTCTCCTTGTCTCCCTCCTTGTAGTCAGAAGCTGTTACGGTCACCTAGGAAACCCACTCGTAAGATCTCTAAGATCCCCTTCAAGGTGCTTGATGCTCCAGAGCTGCAGGATGACTTCTACCTCAACCTGGTGGACTGGTCCTCCCTCAACGTCCTCAGTGTCGGCCTGGGAACCTGCGTCTACCTCTGGAGCGCCTGCActagccaggtgtgtgtgtgtgtgtgtgtgaatgtttgtgtgttatCACACTGAAATCAGTGACACTGTCTCCATTTATCGCAAATACCTTTCTTTCGTAAACTCTTTCATATGATGTGAATTGGAAATTGACAATCTATGGATTGTGTCTTTTGGTCTTCAGGTGACGCGTCTGTGTGACTTGTCAGTGGAAGGGGACTCTGTCACGTCAGTGGGCTGGTCAGAGAGGGTGAGTCTGTCTGCTTTAACTCCTATGTGTTGTCATGGACACCCCTTGTTTACCCTATACCTCCAGGGCTCTGTAGTCCTGGCTCTATATGCTTCAGGGGGTGTGATGGATATGCCCTGATACCATGTGTGTCCAGTTATTGtactcttctgtgtgtgtgtgtgtgtgtgtggtttctcaaGGGGAACTTAGTAGCGGTGGGGACTCATAAGGGCTATGTACAGATCTGGGACGCGGCAGCAGGGAAGAAACTGTCAGTACTGGAGGGACACACAGCCAGAGTGGGTGAGTAGAAGGAGGCTGGCTGtcctacagagagaagaggagagcttCTCCTCTGAGTCAGAGGAACGGTAGTGCTGCAACCATAGAATATAATATCTAGTAATTCTATTGCTATGGCTTCATCATGAAATATTCATCCTTTAGTCAAAAGAAAACGATGAAAACTGAGTGCATTTCagctgtttttatattttttgctcaaTCTTTCTCTAGGTGCGTTGGCGTGGAATGCCGACCAGTTGTCGTCTGGCAGTCGTGACAGGGTTATCCTGCAGAGGGACATCCGGGCCCCGCCCCTCCAGTCAGAACGTCGTCTCCAGGGACACCGACAGGAAGTTTGCGGCCTCAAGTGGAGCACAGACCACCAGCTACTGGCCTCAGGGGGAAATGACAACAAGGTATACACAGCACAGACCACCAGCTACTGGCCTCAGGGGGAAATGACAAACAAGgtacacacagcacagaccacCAGCTACTGGCCTCAGGGGGAAATTGACAACAAGGTCACACAGCACAGACCACCAGCTACTGGCCTCAGGGGGAAATGACAACAAGgtacacacagcacagaccacCAGCTACTGGCCTCAGGGGAAATGACAACAAGgtacacacagcacagaccacCAGCTACTGGCCTCAGGGGGAAATGACAACAAGGTAACACAGCACAGACCACCAGCTACTGGCCTCAGGGGGAAATGGACAAACAAGgtacacacagcacagaccacCAGCTACTGGCCTCAGGGGGAAATGACAACAAGgtacacacagcacagaccacCAGCTACTGGCCTCGGAGGGATTGCaggacacacacaaacctctTGAATAACTATTGTACACTCCTGCTTTTATCCTTATCCTATGGCATTAACTTCCCAGAAAAATAACAATCCCTCCCCATAGCTGCTGGTATGGAACCACTCCAGCGTTCTCCCGGTGCAGCAGTACACGGAGCACCTGGCAGCAGTGAAGGCCATCGCCTGGTCCCCCCATCAGCATGGCCTGCTGGCGTCTGGAGGGGGCACGGCCGACCGCTGCATCCGCTTCTGGAACACCCTGACAGGCCAGCCCCTGCAGTGCACCGACACGGGCTCCCAGGTCTGCAACCTGGcctggtccaagcacaccaatgaACTGGTACGTAGGTAGGGGCGGCTTTTTAGGGTCATTCTGTGGGAGACAAACATTTGTATGAAATGTGATATTTTCCATATATTTGGCACAAAGACAGGCCCTTTTTAAAGGAAATCATTTTGACTCCTAAACATTTGTGACTAAAATCCTTTTTACCTCCAGGTAAGCACACACGGCTACTCCCAGAACCAGATCTTGGTGTGGAAGTACCCTTCCCTCACACAGGTAGCCAAACTCACAGGCCACTCCTACAGAGTGCTTTACCTGGCCATGTCCCCAGACGGAGAGGCCATCGTCACAGGAGCCGGAGACGAGACGCTGCGCTTCTGGAACGTCTTCAGCAAGATGAGGTCCACCAAGGTAGCCAGACACCTCATATTGATTGGGGTCATAGATTTTGGTGCTGCCTGTGCCCCATATGAAGTCTACCTTTCAAATTATTTTGTTACCAATAACAACCCAATAAGCAAAACCACTGTCTCAGCTGATATAGAGGATTGTAGTGTTTTAGAGATCTGAcccctgctctcttcctctgcaGGAGTCTGTATCTGTTCTGAACCTGTTCACCAGGATCCGGTAGCCAGAGGGGCGCAGCTGTCCGGCAGGGGAACAAGCGGGGTGGGGGAACAAGCAGGGGGGGGGGACAAGCGGGGTGGGGGAACAAGCCCATAGGGAATAATGTACTGCACACAAGTCCGACCCCTTATCTCTTCCTAGGCCTCTGGTAGGCTAGGGTCCTTTCACATACCCAAGGCCAGGTCGTCAAGCCGATAGAGGAGTCTTCTTCCAGTGCCTCACCGCCCATCATAACCAGTGTGACATCACAAGGCCACACCCCCATACAGTAATATTGGTGCTTTCccaggaagagaaagaagaggactCTGGAACTTTCCTTTCCCCCAAGTGATTCTGTTTTTTGACAGACACTGTGTGCATACCTGCCAAATACGAAGTTTGTCCTTTTattgaatgtttatttattgtttttctttttttttaaacattgttatCACGTGTCGTCGCCAGTCTGCTTCTGCAGCCTGTGTTTGGgttttgttttctgtgtgttaatgttaCGTGTCAGACTTTGTGAAGAGCCTGATGCTTTTGTGGTTGTGCctgccttaaagggatagttcatgtCTAAAATCAAACTCATGTTTTCACCATTGAAGGTATGGAAATGTATGACATGCTTTGACTTCAGGGTGAGCTGTCCTGTACCAGTTTGTAAACTAGTGATGGTTAACCCTAGGGCTTGAGAGGTGGGAGCTCACTGTTTTTTTGCATGTTGTAGACCATTGTAATTTATTCACCTTGTAAAAACACCTTTTTAAGTTCATTTGAAGTGTGATGATACGTGATAATAATAATGGCGGAAATCTTATGTTTTTTTAATTAGAAAAAAATCTGCAATTTATAATTTGAGCAGTGGCCGCAAACAAACTATATATACTCGTATTGTTTTGGCAGTTATCTTTTTTAACCAGTTTCTATCTTTAACCTACATTAACCTAGACACATTTCACATTATTGCTGTCTTGAGTTACAATTGCACTCAGTCTGATAATGGACTAGTAGCATTCAAAACAGATGTAAATAACTAGGCATAACCTTTGCATTGAGACTTATACAAgaaagaaaaaactgaaatatcaaaagTAACATTTTTAATCATAATCAGGGTAACTTTTTTTCCTGGGTGTAGCAGGAACTGAAAGTcactgtaaagaaaaaagtaaagATGTTGATGGCCTCTTAAAGGCATTACTAGtgcattgtgctgtgtgtgtctgtggtataattttttttttttaacaaatatatatttagtccatggcacttatcgtttTGCTCTTGACTCTAAGCAGATGTGAAAATCTCATTTTGTTGTAattcatttaaaataaatgtttaggcCGATTTTTCTAGTGATTATTTTTCATTTCCTCAGTTTGGATGTGGTGTTGGAGTGACCTGGTGTGCCATCTTTGAATGAGTGGTATTTATTTGAGCTGTGTTAGTGTCCAGTAGTACACCCATAGCTTGTTCTGAGAGTTTAATATTATCTGAGAAAGGTGGAACGCTGATCTGTTCGGTGTATATACTAGCTCCAGTCCTAAATAAGCATTTGTACTCCTTTTATGCCACTtagaaacaaataaaaacaaagaatGCTGCCAACTTGAAATGCCTAAAGAATGTTATGAAGATAAATATTTCTGTACTGAGAGAAAcggaattta containing:
- the LOC111956749 gene encoding fizzy-related protein homolog, which produces MDQDYECRLLRQINIQNENASPLKAIDTVRALTPTNSPLSSPSKHGDRFIPSRAGANWSVNFHRINENEKSHNQNRKTKDGTTDTSKADGLAYSALLKNELLGAGIEKVQDPQSEDRRLQPSTPAKRSLFSYSVSAKRSLPEDGNTVSPYSLSPVSSNSQKLLRSPRKPTRKISKIPFKVLDAPELQDDFYLNLVDWSSLNVLSVGLGTCVYLWSACTSQVTRLCDLSVEGDSVTSVGWSERGNLVAVGTHKGYVQIWDAAAGKKLSVLEGHTARVGALAWNADQLSSGSRDRVILQRDIRAPPLQSERRLQGHRQEVCGLKWSTDHQLLASGGNDNKLLVWNHSSVLPVQQYTEHLAAVKAIAWSPHQHGLLASGGGTADRCIRFWNTLTGQPLQCTDTGSQVCNLAWSKHTNELVSTHGYSQNQILVWKYPSLTQVAKLTGHSYRVLYLAMSPDGEAIVTGAGDETLRFWNVFSKMRSTKESVSVLNLFTRIR